One Manihot esculenta cultivar AM560-2 chromosome 6, M.esculenta_v8, whole genome shotgun sequence DNA segment encodes these proteins:
- the LOC110616658 gene encoding probable auxin efflux carrier component 1c, translating to MITITDFYHVMTAMVPLYVAMILAYGSVKWWKIFTPDQCSGINRFVALFAVPLLSFHFISSNDPYAMNFRFIAADTLQKVIVLVVLAFWTKLSKRGCLEWTITLFSLSTLPNTLVMGIPLLKGMYGEFSGSLMVQIVVLQCIIWYTLMLFLFEYRGAKLLISEQFPDTAGSIVSIHVDSDIMSLDGRQPLETEAEIKEDGKLHVTVRKSNASRSDIFSRRSQGLSSTTPRPSNLSNAEIYSLQSSRNPTPRGSSFNHTDFYSMMATGRNSNFGASDVYGLSASRGPTPRSSNYEEDGGGLGNKPRFHYHASGGAAHYPAPNPGMFSPTGSKGGVAANNAAAAATKKPNGQAQQKAEDGGGKDLHMFVWSSSASPVSDVFGSHDYGGHDQKEARLAVSPGKVEGNRENHHQEDYMEREDFSFGNIGVEREMNNNHEKVMENVGKPKPMPPTSVMTRLILIMVWRKLIRNPNTYSSLIGLIWSLVSFRWHIEMPAIIAKSISILSDAGLGMAMFSLGLFMALQPRIIACGNSIAAFAMAVRFLTGPAVMAAASIAVGLRGTLLHVAIVQAALPQGIVPFVFAKEYNVHPDILSTGVIFGMLIALPITLVYYILLGL from the exons ATGATTACGATAACAGATTTTTACCATGTAATGACTGCAATGGTGCCACTGTACGTGGCCATGATCTTGGCTTATGGGTCAGTGAAATGGTGGAAGATCTTTACTCCTGATCAGTGTTCAGGAATCAATCGTTTTGTTGCTCTTTTTGCAGtccctcttctttcttttcactTCATATCTAGTAATGATCCTTATGCTATGAACTTTCGTTTCATAGCTGCTGATACTCTTCAGAAAGTCATTGTTCTTGTAGTCTTAGCTTTCTGGACTAAGTTAAGCAAAAGGGGTTGTTTGGAATGGACGATTACGCTATTTTCACTTTCTACTCTTCCAAACACTCTTGTCATGGGCATTCCTTTGCTCAAAGGAATGTATGGTGAATTTTCTGGGAGTTTAATGGTGCAAATTGTTGTTCTTCAATGTATTATTTGGTATACTTTGATGCTTTTCTTGTTTGAATATAGAGGAGCTAAACTGCTCATCTCTGAGCAATTTCCAGACACTGCTGGTTCCATTGTCTCAATCCATGTCGACTCTGATATTATGTCTCTCGACGGTCGGCAGCCTCTTGAAACTGAAGCAGAGATCAAAGAAGATGGTAAGCTACATGTAACTGTAAGAAAATCTAATGCTTCAAGGTCAGATATTTTCTCGAGAAGATCTCAGGGACTATCATCTACAACGCCAAGGCCATCAAATCTAAGCAATGCAGAGATTTACTCTTTACAATCTTCAAGAAATCCAACACCAAGAGGCTCTAGCTTTAACCACACTGATTTTTACTCCATGATGGCCACTGGGAGGAACTCTAATTTTGGTGCTTCAGATGTCTATGGCCTATCAGCGTCTCGAGGACCAACACCAAGGTCATCAAATTATGAAGAGGATGGTGGTGGTTTGGGTAACAAGCCAAGGTTCCATTACCATGCATCTGGTGGTGCAGCCCATTATCCAGCTCCTAATCCAGGCATGTTTTCGCCAACTGGGTCTAAAGGTGGCGTTGCTGCTAATAATGCAGCGGCAGCTGCTACAAAGAAGCCTAATGGTCAAGCTCAACAGAAAGCTGAAGATGGTGGTGGTAAAGATCTTCATATGTTCGTTTGGAGTTCTAGTGCTTCTCCTGTTTCAGATGTGTTTGGTAGCCATGATTATGGTGGTCATGATCAGAAAGAAGCTAGATTGGCTGTATCTCCAGGAAAAG TGGAAGGAAATAGAGAGAATCATCATCAAGAGGATTATATGGAAAGAGAAGATTTCAGCTTTGGCAACATAGGAGTAGAAAGAGAAATGAACAATAATCATGAGAAAGTGATGGAAAATGTTGGAAAACCAAAACCCATGCCTCCAACAAGTGTAATGACAAGGCTTATACTCATCATGGTTTGGAGGAAACTGATTAGAAATCCAAACACTTACTCAAGCTTAATTGGTCTCATTTGGTCTCTAGTTTCATTCAG GTGGCATATAGAAATGCCTGCCATTATAGCAAAGTCCATTTCCATTTTGTCAGATGCAGGGCTTGGCATGGCCATGTTCAGTCTTG GACTGTTCATGGCATTGCAACCAAGGATAATAGCATGTGGAAATTCCATAGCAGCTTTTGCAATGGCTGTGAGATTCCTTACAGGACCAGCTGTTATGGCAGCTGCTTCTATTGCTGTTGGACTTAGAGGAACTCTCTTACATGTTGCCATTGTCCAG GCAGCTCTACCACAAGGAATTGTCCCCTTTGTCTTTGCCAAGGAATACAATGTGCACCCTGATATTCTCAGCACAGG TGTCATATTTGGGATGCTAATTGCATTGCCCATAACTCTTGTGTACTACATTCTATTGGGTTTATGA